The region TAGAAAAACTTCAAAGTAGATAATCATTGTTAAGTGATAATACAATAGTTGGCTCAATGATTCAAAGAACACAGACAGAAAACTCCTTTAGGCAAACACAGAATCCTTTGACCAAGGACAAAAAGCCTTTttattactgccattttgttttaaacatcCTGAAGAATCAGCTAGAtatctaaaaacaaattttagctCAGACCATACTAAATACCAATTTGAAATCTTCCCAATTTCCAGGGATTCCTCACCAAGAAGCTATAAgatactttaaaatgaaataaaaaattagtctATCCCTGAACATGGTTAGGATGAAGGAGAAAAGATGGTggaaaaagaatataagaaaactgaaaaatgctGTGAAAACTATCTGGGTAGCAATGTTTCAGACTTTGTAACTAGACTAAAGATTACTGTTTGTCTCTGAATAAGTCCATTACCGCCAACTTATAGATTCAGCCAATAACGACCACTCACGTAGGATACTACTTTGGCACTGACACCCAACCCCAACAACTTAAAAATCCTTTTGTAACTAAATCCCATACTGTAAGTGTATCTAACATCAccacaatttcttaaaaagttaaaacacaaaaactaaCCTACACCAAGTATATCCTTCTGCAGCATGTACTGGAAGTCACCTCTAGATGCAGGAAGCCCTGCAACTGAACTTTTTGGCACTGCCTCACATGAACACATAGGTCGTCCACATAAAGTGTTGTCATGTAGCCACAAAATCTGTAAAATGACACTACTTGGTCTCTATTTTCTTACTTCTTACAAGATCAAATAAAATGGGTCTTATCTAAATGTAACCCAATCAGTTATTTCTCTACCCCACTCACTGATACTGTATCTGACCAAAACAAAATACCTGTTTAATCCCTTTGACTTCAAACTTCAACCTTTATCATCCTGCAGTCCTTTCAGATCCGGTATTATGCGATATATCGTAGTTCAATGTTGAGAAGTATTCTAACAAAAGCCAACCTCAATTGATAAAGAATTAACTGGGACTTCGAGTAGAAAAACATAATCTACACAAAACTTTGCCACAATATTAACTTGAACTGCAGTGTTCACACTTCCAGCCTTCAGTCTTccaagagaggggaaggggggaataACTTACAGAATACACTCACACTTGAGCCAAACGTATTCCCTTTCTTGTTTAATCTTAAGCCACAGGACTGGCTTCACAGCACTGTTAGGATTGTCCATAAATGCAACTGCCTCTACAAACTTTAGATAGCTGGTTAATTGTGGTTTGTTTCAAATTAATTTAAGTATTAGTGAGCTCCTATGTGAATTTTAACACCTAAATTAAAGCCGGTTTTCCTTTGTATCAGTTTTGAGAGGAAAGAATGTTTTGATTTGATGATTGGTGCACAATACAGTAGCAGCAAGAAATACTGTGTTCAATAATGCCAATCTTACCTTTTTCCTCTTAACTGGCGCAGATGGTGAAATACATTAATCACATCTCTTATTCTTCTAGGTGCTTCTTCAATTTTTGATGCAAGATTAATACAAGCCATGGCAACAATCTGAAAGAACCCACAATCCAATGAAAGGTTGTTAGATTATAGCATTATCAagtaaaattaggaaaaagtgACTCCCTCCCCAAAGTTTAACTAATTCTGATGAAAAAATTTTAGGATACAACTGGGACTTTTGGTGAAATAAAAGTACGGTGAACCTTTCTAGGCCATAGACTTAACAGATATgctgatactatttttttttttatttttaagtaatcttaatTTTGAATCCAGAGTCAAGCTCAAGTCTCCCTGGAGTTTTGAATTtggttaaaatgttaatttttgctAAGGGAGCACCGGGGCCTAAGATATGCTTTATAGCTTTCAAACACATTCCAAAAGTCTTTGCTTCTCGGTTGTTGAGAACTAGGTACAAAGGCCTAAACTAACCACTCCCTTTCTAGAAAAGCTGGCTGGAGACACTACCCCCTCCTTTCCGTTTCCGGATGAAGAAATCCCTCACACCCGCCCCCGCGATGCTTACCTCGAAACTGTGTTTGACGAAAGACTTGGAGTAGAAAAAACGATGAAACAACACCTGCCCCGTTGCCATCGCCACCTGCAGACAAGAGACAAGAACGGAAGCACAGGGGTCAGGCGGGCCCGCACCAGGCGCCGCCGCCATTTTGTGCCGCCGctcgctccccctccccctcccgccgcGAACTGCTCGCGGCCCGGTCCTCCCTTCGCCTCCGCGCCCTCCCGCCCTCGACACACCCAGGATCCGGCTGGAACCCGTGGCTGGAGAGCCCGCGAAGGCATCTCTACCCTAACGAGACACGGTGATACCGAGATGCAGTGGAAGGGACAGCGGGGAGGAGAGGCGCGCTCTGCCGGCCCGGGGCCGGCGCACTGACCTGCGGCAACCGGAGGAGAATGCCGGCGGCTTGGATGAGCTCGCAGCCCAGGATGCGCAAATCGGTCTCGCTGGGCAGGTCGAGCCCGTCCTGCATGGACGGGGTAGGGGAAAGCCGCTCCTCCGGAATCAGCGAATGATCGATGGTGAGCGAAACTTCCGAGTAAAGGCGGTCGCCGATCAGGATCCCTCCCGTCGTGGTCGTCGTCGTGGTCGTCGTCCCGGAGCTGGAGCCGCCTGCGCTCGGGGCGGCCGAGGAGGCAGCAGCGGCAGCGGTCGCGGTCGGGTGAGGCCCGGACGCCATAGTCTCAGCGAGCTGCACGCACGCCCAACGCAGCCGGAACCCGGAGCGAAACTAACCAGCGTCCTCGGCGCGACGGATATTCCCGTGACCGCCGGGTTCTGGGCCGCTTCACGCAGCGTGCGCTTCCGCCCTGACGTCACCACGCCCCCGCTGGTGCGCGCCAACTAGTCCCTTCAGGCCTCCCCTAGGCCTGCGCCGCGGGTGGAGCCGCGGGTCGCAGTGTGGGATCCTCCTGTCACCTGGAGACCTCTCGGCTGGGGTCCCGGAGAGGTCGAGGTGCCGTCTCTTTAGCTAAAACAGGTTTTAGCCGCCGCGTTTTTAATAGTATTTGCCACGAGTGTAAAGAAGGGAGCTTCCACAAGCTATTTTATCCCCAAGGTAGAGTTGGCAGAAGTTGCTCTAATCCCTGCGCGATTTCGGTAGTTTGTCCAGAACGTGCGTCTCTTTGCTTCCGTCTCTCGCCCTCTCCTAACTTTCAGCATTTGCGTGGCGCAGTTCAGCGGGTACAAAGGGAAACTTAGGGCCGACCTTCGCCCGCATTGGCGGGTAGAAGCAGTTACTCTGCTGTCGTGCTCGGACGAATTTGTAGTTTGTAAAAGTGGAATCTGGAGAGGGCTGCTTTACTGTATTTCTTTTAGACAACATGAATGTGAACTACATTGGTTCCCCCAAAAATGACATGCTCATCGGAGCATGTAATTTCCCGTGGTATCGATGTAAAGCGAAGGCTTCATAATGACCGGGAGAGAGGCTGCTTTTGCCTGTTCGCTTGCGAAACTCAGGCCCGAGTCAGTGATATGGCCACAGTTTACAGTAATCTGGAAAATCCCTAGTTTCCAAAAATAGGGCGAGAACTTTCCAGAGGTAATTGGATTATACCCAGGGATCAATGTATTCATGTTGGTTACCACAATtaggcagaatgggagaaatcagtctcctttgtgtttttttttttcctctgggatgTTAGCAATTCCCAGAATTTCCTcaaatttgaagtaaaaataaCGATACTGATACAAACTACTAGAGTCTAGAGTTGGAAGAAAATGATATCTTGGTTTACTCCAGCTATCTTTTTATCCCACACTTGAACTTCAGAGATGGTTGGCTAGGGATCAGAAGTCCCATTATCTTTCTATTACATAGCTGGAACCCAAGACTTACTTTGTTTAGTTATGAAAAGTGCACTGAGCCTTGGATCTTCAGAGCAAAGGAAGTTTGAATGCGTTTTGACATTTGTCAGTGATGTgagtaaagcaaaacaaactcagaaacctcattttttaaaaagcattaaattagttttatttagtAAATCCCTACATGAGTAATTCTGAACCCTGTCTGGGAAATAGAATCTTCTGGGTAGTTTTGAAAACATACTGATGCTTGAACCTTACCTGCAGAAGTTGATGTAATTAATTTAGGGTGGTCGCAGCCAGTGTTTGGATTTTGCCATCCTCCAGTGATTCAAATGTTCAGGCAGGGTTAAGAAATATTATTCCAAGACTGTAATTCTGGTGGTGGCTAAAGCAGTTAACCTCTCTGCCATCATCTCTTTGACCTTTCTGACCAGACTGTTTTCAAGGAAACCTCCCTTCCCAATATTCAAAgggatttaaaaatactattaactttgaaaacttgGGACTCTTCAAAAACTAATCAATGATAGGCTATTTTCCTGATTCTGATAACCTGTGGTTATGTAAAATAGTGTTGGGGAAATTTGGATCAATGATACATGGGAATGCTGCCAttatttcaaactaaaaaaaaaggcaaattggTAATATGCTTCATTGAAACATTGAGTTTCAATGAAATAACCACCTGTATTTTTAATAACCTGAGAGTAATATAATTTAACTTACTTTTAAGATACTTcttaatggaaattttttttctctttaggggCTCTTCCACCCTTCCCTCCAATAAGCTGACTtggtgatgttttgatatattttataatatatttttactctCTAGGTCGTTGATATTTAAACTTCACAAGCATAGGAGTGAGCTCTGGGAAGAGGAGGGGTtccttgctgtgttcctgatATCTTTTCTCGGTAGACTTCCCTGCTCCGCACCTGCTGTGTCTCACATTCATTTCCAGAAGAGCAGAAACACCCTGACTATTCTATGCTTTGGGCCTATTTCCAACTCCTGACTGTACCCCAACTTATATCTAATAGATAAGAGCATTTTCACTCTTCATGCCTTCAGCTTCAACAAAGGTGGTAAAAGAAGTAGgccaacattttatttgtttagcaTTAACTCATCAAACTAAtgt is a window of Zalophus californianus isolate mZalCal1 chromosome 1, mZalCal1.pri.v2, whole genome shotgun sequence DNA encoding:
- the CCNL1 gene encoding cyclin-L1 isoform X3: MASGPHPTATAAAAASSAAPSAGGSSSGTTTTTTTTTGGILIGDRLYSEVSLTIDHSLIPEERLSPTPSMQDGLDLPSETDLRILGCELIQAAGILLRLPQVAMATGQVLFHRFFYSKSFVKHSFEIVAMACINLASKIEEAPRRIRDVINVFHHLRQLRGKRTPSPLILDQNYINTKNQVIKAERRVLKELGFCVHVKHPHKIIVMYLQVLECERNQTLVQTAWNYMNDSLRTNVFVRFQPETIACACIYLAARALQIPLPTRPHWFLLFGTTEEEIQEICIETLRLYTRKKAKL